The proteins below come from a single Malus sylvestris chromosome 3, drMalSylv7.2, whole genome shotgun sequence genomic window:
- the LOC126616238 gene encoding uncharacterized protein LOC126616238, whose product MGISDYISGTTDSLKRNAPGLTAVKNLCSTAYGYGSGAVTQIDNAVRGNLNHYLGDAEGRAKIVRFSSSIAKHTALESLKTVPGYKIVKRSISDLNETDEQEVNGKAMQADLRRLKKELSEYRKVHELEVDVKALQTDILRLEKELSEYRKSHKQVQLDKPSADLKLPNTANIHSVANWKPEDVIGVFMMKEVMGRKFLDDLMAFRGGPTKK is encoded by the exons atggggatttcCGATTACATCTCCGGGACAACCGATTCGCTGAAACGGAACGCTCCGGGTCTAACGGCCGTCAAAAACTTGTGCTCCACAGCTTACGGTTACGGGTCGGGTGCCGTTACCCAAATCGACAACGCCGTCAGGGGTAACTTGAACCATTATTTGGGGGACGCGGAAGGCCGGGCCAAGATCGTCCGGTTCAGCTCCAGCATCGCTAAACACACAGCGTTGGAGAGCCTCAAAACCGTCCCAG GTTACAAAATTGTTAAGAGATCAATCAGTGACTTAAATGAGACCGATGAACAAGAAGTGAATGGGAAGGCAATGCAGGCTGATCTACGCAGATTGAAGAAAGAGCTCAGTGAATACAGGAAAGTACATGAGCTAGAAGTGGATGTGAAGGCATTGCAGACTGATATACTCAGATTGGAGAAAGAACTCAGCGAATACAGAAAATCACACAAGCAAGTTCAGCTAGATAAGCCAAGTGCGGATTTGAAGTTACCAAACACAGCCAACATTCATTCAGTTGCAAATTGGAAACCAGAAGACGTGATCGGAGTCTTTATGATGAAGGAGGTCATGGGCAGGAAATTCTTGGATGATCTAATGGCTTTTCGTGGGGGACCTACAAAGAAGTAG
- the LOC126615961 gene encoding ADP-ribosylation factor GTPase-activating protein AGD5-like: MNEKANVTKELNAKHRKILEGLLKLPENRECADCKAKGPRWASVNLGIFVCMQCSGIHRSLGVHISKVRSATLDTWLPEQVAFIQSMGNEKSNSYWEAELPPNYDRVGIENFIRAKYEDKRWIPRDGQTKPPPKVWEERTNLHWPQPGEISGHGYVGNSEKMVEERKKIQTTRTKESVPAARISLPVPPKGPEQVVHVSRPQDVQKIEPAVLPAEATKQAIDTAPPAPPKVDYATDLFNMLSVDGPSENGSDAASAEDNDWAGFQSAEKASTAEKTGPSKAADNVKSSSGIEDLFKDAPSLTPVSEKPQKDLKNDIMSLFEKSNMVSPFSMHQQQLAMLAQQQSLLMAAAAKSGADQKFPGIIQQPVSSGSNLPSQSWPNVGYQFPGLVMPVDGQADLQNVSQSQTKTMGQAHPLGTSVPYSASSFYSMAQVTPVNGVTNDGANKTQSPSPVSSSTSAESGKDYDFSSLTQLMFAKP, encoded by the exons ATGAACGAAAAGGCCAACGTCACCAAGGAGCTCAACGCCAAGCACAGAAAG ATACTGGAAGGACTTCTTAAATTGCCAGAGAATAGGGAATGCGCTGACTGCAAAGCCAA GGGTCCAAGATGGGCTAGCGTGAATTTAGGTATTTTTGTATGCATGCAGTGTTCTGGGATCCACAGAAGTCTTGGGGTACACATATCCAAG GTGCGGTCTGCTACTTTGGACACATGGCTTCCAGAGCAGGTTGCTTTTATTCAAT CAATGGGAAATGAGAAGTCAAATAGTTACTGGGAAGCAGAACTACCTCCAAACTATGACAGAGTTggaattgaaaattttattcgTGCAAA GTATGAAGATAAGAGATGGATTCCTAGGGACGGACAAACAAAGCCACCTCCTAAAGTATGGGAAGAAAGGACTAACTTACATTGGCCTCAACCTGGAGAGATAAGTGGGCATGGTTATGTTGGAAATTCTGAAAAGATGGTtgaggaaaggaagaaaattcAAACAACTCGTACAAAAGAAAGTGTTCCTGCTGCAAGAATTAGTCTTCCTGTTCCTCCGAAAGGTCCTGAACAG GTTGTACATGTCTCAAGACCACAAGATgttcagaaaatagaaccagcAGTTCTGCCAGCTGAAGCAACAAAACAAGCCATTGATACTGCTCCGCCTGCCCCTCCAAAAGTTGATTATGCTACTGACCTTTTCAACATGCTTTCAGTGGATGGTCCAAGTGAGAATGGGTCGGATGCAGCATCAGCTGAGGATAATGATTGGGCTGGTTTTCAGT CTGCTGAAAAAGCATCGACAGCTGAGAAAACTGGTCCATCAAAGGCAGCAGACAATGTCAAATCTTCATCAGGAATTGAGGATCTATTTAAAGATGCACCTTCATTAACACCCGTTTCAGAGAAACCCCAGAAAGACTTAAAAAATGATATTATGAGTCTTTTTGAGAAG TCGAACATGGTGTCACCCTTCTCTATGCATCAGCAGCAACTAGCAATGCTGGCTCAGCAACAGTCTCTTCTCATGGCCGCGGCAGCTAAATCTGGCGCGGATCAAAAGTTTCCTGGTATTATTCAACAACCTGTGTCCAGTGGAAGCAATTTACCCTCCCAAAGTTGGCCAAACGTTGGCTACCAGTTTCCTGGATTGGTGATGCCTGTAGATGGGCAGGCTGATCTACAGAATGTTTCACAG AGTCAGACAAAGACCATGGGACAGGCACATCCACTGGGGACCTCTGTTCCGTATTCAGCATCTAG CTTTTACAGTATGGCTCAAGTTACCCCAGTTAATGGCGTGACAAACGATGGGGCAAACAAGACTCAATCACCATCTCCCGTATCATCTTCAACTTCAGCAGAGTCAGGAAAAGATTATGATTTCTCATCTTTAACACAATTGATGTTCGCAAAACCGTGA
- the LOC126616240 gene encoding uncharacterized protein LOC126616240: MSTLDVTMEDGGGAQPESRWKQMGHGEKEASVHEEMKRMQKLPANSTYVTHRLRVLNKILQLLSIQRTASQEQELELLFAGLSM, from the exons ATGAGTACGCTTGATGTGACCATGGAAGATGGCGGCGGCGCCCAACCGGAATCTCGATGGAAGCAAATGGGGCATGGGGAGAAGGAGGCGTCCGTGCACGAAGAAATGAAGAGAATGCAGAAGTTGCCTGCAAACAGCACTTACGTCACTCACCGGTTGCGGGTTCTCAACAAAATTCTCCAGCTTTTGTCCATTCAG AGAACCGCATCACAAGAACAGGAGTTGGAGTTGCTTTTCGCCGGGCTGTCTATGTGA